One region of Chryseobacterium sp. C-71 genomic DNA includes:
- a CDS encoding SIMPL domain-containing protein: MKTNFVPSLIIGIAVIITALILGSSFKNRNVKQDTISVTGLGSKDFTSDEIRWGGSFDASAMDAKDAYNIILQDKEKVKAFFQSKGFKAGEFSFGGVNFSKSYRTVTSKDTEGVEKSEEIFDGYKATQSISFTARKNPDLMKKIETVMDKTAELINSGVQFEPGTPQYTYSDLASLKHNLIEAGAKDAMQRAEKIVNTADGSLGKLKDASMGVFQITAKGSTDEDSYGGNFDTSSKAKSARITVRLTYNLD, translated from the coding sequence ATGAAAACAAATTTCGTCCCTTCACTGATCATCGGAATCGCAGTAATTATCACAGCATTGATACTAGGTTCAAGCTTCAAAAACAGAAATGTAAAACAAGACACCATATCTGTAACGGGTCTGGGATCGAAAGATTTTACCTCTGATGAAATACGTTGGGGAGGAAGTTTTGATGCTTCCGCAATGGATGCAAAAGATGCATACAATATAATTTTACAAGATAAAGAAAAAGTAAAAGCCTTTTTTCAGAGCAAAGGTTTCAAAGCCGGTGAATTTTCTTTTGGTGGTGTCAATTTTTCAAAATCTTACCGCACCGTTACCAGCAAAGACACTGAAGGTGTTGAAAAGTCTGAAGAGATCTTTGACGGTTATAAAGCTACACAAAGCATTTCATTTACTGCAAGGAAAAATCCGGATCTTATGAAAAAGATAGAAACCGTGATGGACAAAACTGCAGAACTGATCAACAGTGGAGTACAGTTTGAGCCGGGAACGCCACAGTATACGTATTCTGATCTTGCTTCACTAAAGCATAATTTAATAGAAGCCGGCGCCAAAGATGCCATGCAGAGAGCAGAAAAAATTGTCAATACCGCAGATGGAAGCCTCGGAAAACTGAAAGATGCTTCGATGGGTGTATTTCAAATTACCGCAAAAGGGTCAACTGATGAAGACAGCTACGGAGGAAATTTTGACACTTCAAGCAAAGCAAAATCAGCGAGAATTACGGTAAGACTTACTTACAATTTAGATTAA
- a CDS encoding HAD family hydrolase: protein MNYKEKLKDIKAFVFDVDGVFTDGSVYLMPGGNMSRVMNVLDGYAVVKALKNDYLIGVITGGNDEMVRHRINYLGIEDYYAKSHDKIIDYEDFKAKYNLKNEEILTMGDDLPDLHMMQNSAISTCPENAVPEIKNIADYISEKQGGSGAVRDVIEQVMKVQGKWHDDNTQSV from the coding sequence ATGAATTATAAAGAGAAATTAAAAGATATAAAAGCATTTGTATTTGATGTTGACGGAGTTTTCACCGACGGAAGCGTTTATTTGATGCCGGGTGGAAACATGAGCAGAGTGATGAATGTTCTGGATGGTTATGCCGTCGTTAAAGCTTTAAAAAATGATTATTTAATCGGTGTCATCACAGGTGGAAATGATGAAATGGTGAGACATCGTATCAACTATCTTGGCATTGAAGATTATTATGCAAAATCGCATGATAAAATTATTGATTATGAAGATTTTAAAGCTAAATACAATCTTAAAAATGAGGAAATTCTAACGATGGGAGATGACCTTCCGGATCTTCACATGATGCAGAATTCGGCGATTTCTACCTGTCCGGAAAATGCAGTTCCGGAAATCAAAAATATTGCAGATTATATTTCAGAAAAGCAGGGTGGAAGCGGAGCAGTACGCGATGTTATAGAGCAGGTGATGAAAGTTCAGGGGAAATGGCACGATGACAATACACAATCTGTTTAA
- a CDS encoding nucleoside triphosphate pyrophosphatase yields the protein MKILLASQSPRRKELLTSLGFDFDVVKIDCEEILPENIKIENAAAYLSELKANAFRKLEQDEVLLTADTVVAIDNQILGKPRDEADAKNMLQKLSGKTHQVYTGITIKTLNKTITETDVADVELEEISEEEIDFYVKNYKPFDKAGSYGIQEWLGMAKITKMNGSYYTIMGLPTHLVYKILKEI from the coding sequence ATGAAAATACTTTTAGCATCGCAATCTCCCAGAAGAAAAGAATTGCTTACCAGTTTAGGATTTGATTTTGACGTTGTAAAAATTGACTGCGAAGAAATTTTACCTGAAAATATAAAAATAGAAAATGCCGCTGCTTATTTATCTGAATTAAAAGCTAATGCATTCAGAAAACTAGAGCAAGATGAAGTTTTACTTACCGCAGATACCGTTGTTGCCATCGACAATCAGATTTTAGGCAAGCCCAGAGATGAAGCAGATGCCAAAAATATGCTGCAGAAACTATCAGGAAAAACGCATCAGGTGTATACAGGAATTACCATTAAAACTTTAAATAAAACTATTACTGAAACTGATGTTGCAGATGTAGAATTGGAAGAAATTTCAGAAGAAGAAATTGATTTTTATGTAAAAAACTACAAACCTTTCGATAAAGCAGGCAGCTATGGCATCCAGGAGTGGCTCGGAATGGCAAAAATTACAAAAATGAATGGTAGCTATTACACCATCATGGGACTGCCTACCCATTTGGTTTACAAAATTTTAAAAGAAATATAA
- a CDS encoding lipopolysaccharide assembly protein LapB, which produces MKKNIIFLLTAIIVVSCGTKVKKPEARSKFLKGFSTYYNTLFNAKDALNSEFTDRDKAHKDNFYAPHIPILTYEEQPIGSDLGQSSAFAENSMKMAEVNRPSSPGGRTAPGMPPNGPGGRPGMPQDPNNQPENKGATALEIAEAKALKAIGKYSVIRKGEEQNKTIFDAYIILAQSRIYQGKSRQALDALNYVFTHMKEDKRLPLAHVYEGLAYAQLKDYHKSDQVFAKLKSEKISKDHDKLLSIYYSESLLDAGKKEEAVKELDRAFELNGNRKLKSRIAFLRGQVLSELGKNEPARESFAAAYKYANDFEFEVKSQIEIAKTFNGKGDYAGARKYLEDISKKGTYASRKNEFYYALGLMATKAGKPDEGQEFFRKSLLEKVSDPQVRGLTYYEIGRRYLDKNDYIGAGAYYDSALATMTYEPSKVLLKDQSENIKKISKNYYLIRKNDSILAIAKMSEPQKTDYFAKHIEKLKAKEAKEELERIRAERSKGFDTGDYNANSIFANSSNSFEDFGTATKGFYYGNTGTVSKGTSTFKQIWGERALVDNWRYSKKMASIEDMKNEALGVSTAPNPRRFEPAYYIEQIPSDAGKLSQLKKDRDTASLGLGIMYQNYFTNTPLATKTLYDLVDVKPEEKVMLQALYEIFAMNHEKNPQASAKAKQILLTDYPYSSYAEFARNPKNNTFVKSSPEMENDYKTAYALFESEKFTESQAILDQAIQKNPKDALVPKLYLLNAFNAGKSSGKEVMILQLEQIVLNYGKTPEGEKAKEMLNYLKSDIAFQSTDNKGNIVQQNTQNIQQNSGAFGQPSQNNITQSQNITAPGNQNNPLPNSSQPVNNAIQSGVPKKPDMMNNNIQKLQPASVPAQKK; this is translated from the coding sequence ATGAAAAAGAATATTATATTCCTTTTGACGGCGATTATCGTTGTTTCCTGCGGAACGAAAGTGAAAAAACCGGAAGCCAGATCAAAGTTTTTAAAAGGATTTTCGACATATTACAATACACTCTTTAATGCTAAAGACGCATTGAACAGTGAATTTACAGACAGAGACAAAGCTCATAAAGATAATTTTTATGCGCCACACATTCCTATTCTCACGTATGAAGAGCAGCCGATAGGAAGTGACCTCGGACAATCTTCTGCTTTCGCAGAAAATTCTATGAAAATGGCAGAAGTCAACAGGCCGTCGTCACCAGGAGGAAGAACTGCGCCGGGAATGCCTCCAAACGGACCAGGCGGAAGACCGGGAATGCCTCAAGATCCAAATAATCAACCAGAAAATAAAGGTGCAACTGCACTTGAAATTGCAGAAGCAAAGGCCTTGAAAGCAATCGGGAAATATTCCGTAATCAGAAAAGGAGAAGAGCAGAATAAAACTATTTTTGATGCATATATTATTCTTGCTCAATCACGTATTTATCAGGGAAAATCGAGACAGGCATTGGATGCACTGAATTACGTTTTCACCCACATGAAAGAAGACAAAAGACTTCCTTTAGCACACGTCTATGAAGGTTTAGCATACGCACAGCTAAAAGATTATCATAAATCTGATCAGGTTTTCGCTAAATTGAAAAGTGAAAAAATCAGTAAAGATCATGACAAGCTTTTAAGCATCTATTATTCAGAATCCTTATTGGATGCAGGAAAAAAAGAAGAAGCAGTAAAAGAATTAGACCGTGCTTTTGAACTTAACGGAAACAGAAAACTGAAAAGCAGAATTGCATTTTTAAGAGGTCAGGTTTTATCGGAGTTAGGAAAAAACGAGCCTGCCCGTGAAAGCTTTGCAGCAGCCTACAAATATGCGAATGACTTTGAATTTGAGGTAAAATCTCAAATCGAGATTGCTAAAACATTCAACGGAAAAGGAGACTATGCGGGCGCAAGAAAATACTTAGAAGATATAAGCAAAAAAGGAACTTATGCTTCAAGAAAAAACGAGTTTTATTACGCATTAGGCTTAATGGCTACAAAAGCGGGAAAACCCGATGAAGGACAAGAGTTTTTCAGAAAATCTCTTTTAGAAAAAGTTTCAGATCCGCAGGTAAGAGGTCTTACTTATTATGAAATCGGAAGAAGATATTTAGATAAGAACGATTACATAGGGGCAGGAGCATACTACGATTCTGCATTGGCTACAATGACTTATGAGCCTTCAAAAGTTCTGTTAAAAGATCAGTCTGAAAACATCAAAAAGATTTCAAAAAACTACTATTTAATAAGAAAAAACGACAGTATTCTGGCGATTGCTAAAATGTCTGAACCTCAGAAAACAGATTATTTTGCTAAACATATCGAAAAATTAAAGGCGAAAGAAGCTAAAGAAGAATTGGAAAGAATTCGTGCAGAAAGAAGCAAAGGCTTTGATACCGGAGACTATAATGCCAATTCAATATTTGCCAACAGCTCAAATTCTTTTGAAGATTTTGGAACTGCAACCAAAGGTTTTTACTACGGAAATACAGGAACTGTAAGCAAAGGAACTTCAACCTTTAAGCAAATCTGGGGTGAAAGAGCTTTGGTAGATAACTGGCGTTATTCTAAAAAAATGGCTTCGATTGAAGATATGAAAAATGAAGCTTTGGGAGTAAGCACGGCACCCAACCCAAGACGTTTTGAGCCGGCCTATTATATTGAGCAAATACCAAGTGATGCCGGAAAATTATCTCAGCTGAAAAAAGACAGAGACACCGCTTCATTAGGTCTTGGAATCATGTATCAGAACTATTTTACCAATACTCCATTAGCTACAAAAACTTTGTATGACCTGGTAGACGTAAAACCGGAAGAAAAGGTAATGCTGCAGGCTTTGTACGAAATTTTCGCAATGAATCATGAGAAAAATCCTCAGGCTTCAGCAAAAGCAAAACAGATTTTACTGACAGATTATCCTTACAGCTCGTATGCAGAATTTGCCAGAAATCCTAAAAATAATACGTTTGTAAAGTCGTCTCCAGAGATGGAAAATGATTACAAAACCGCATACGCTTTATTTGAATCTGAAAAGTTTACAGAAAGTCAAGCCATACTAGATCAGGCCATTCAAAAAAATCCTAAAGACGCACTTGTACCTAAACTTTATCTTTTGAATGCATTCAACGCAGGAAAATCAAGTGGGAAAGAGGTGATGATTTTACAGTTGGAACAAATTGTTCTCAACTATGGAAAAACTCCTGAGGGTGAAAAAGCAAAAGAAATGCTTAATTATCTGAAAAGTGATATCGCATTTCAGTCAACCGATAATAAGGGAAATATTGTACAGCAAAACACTCAGAATATTCAGCAAAATTCAGGTGCATTCGGTCAGCCATCACAAAATAATATTACACAATCTCAGAATATCACAGCTCCCGGAAATCAAAACAATCCGTTACCAAACAGTTCACAACCGGTAAATAACGCTATTCAAAGCGGTGTTCCTAAGAAGCCGGATATGATGAATAATAATATTCAAAAGCTTCAACCTGCATCGGTTCCGGCTCAGAAAAAATAA
- the tsaB gene encoding tRNA (adenosine(37)-N6)-threonylcarbamoyltransferase complex dimerization subunit type 1 TsaB — MKILYLETSSKNCSVAISDDEKLLCVAEEVSENYKQSESLHSFVEWALEGAELSVKDIDAVCLGKGPGSYTGLRIGAASAKGFCYGLKIPLVAVNSLESMKEPFLGQNYDLVIPLVDARRMEVYTAVYDGITGEELLLTEAKVLDENSFEEFKDKKVIFVGDGAKKAKEILQLPNAEFNKDIYPSAQYLVKKTLEKIKNKDFEDIAYFEPLYLKEFHGVKKKKSEE, encoded by the coding sequence ATGAAAATATTATATCTCGAAACTTCCTCAAAAAACTGCTCAGTCGCCATTTCAGATGATGAAAAGCTGCTTTGCGTGGCAGAAGAAGTTTCAGAAAACTATAAACAATCGGAAAGTCTACACTCATTTGTAGAATGGGCTTTGGAAGGTGCCGAACTTTCGGTAAAAGATATTGATGCGGTTTGCCTTGGAAAAGGTCCTGGTTCTTATACAGGTTTGCGAATCGGAGCAGCTTCAGCAAAAGGTTTTTGTTATGGTTTAAAAATTCCTTTGGTAGCTGTCAATTCTTTAGAAAGCATGAAAGAGCCTTTTTTAGGCCAAAACTATGATTTGGTTATCCCTTTGGTCGATGCAAGACGGATGGAGGTTTATACCGCTGTTTATGATGGAATAACAGGAGAAGAACTTCTTCTCACAGAAGCCAAGGTTTTAGATGAGAATTCTTTTGAAGAATTTAAAGATAAAAAAGTGATATTTGTGGGTGACGGAGCAAAGAAAGCGAAAGAGATTTTGCAACTTCCCAATGCTGAATTTAATAAAGATATATACCCTTCTGCTCAATATTTAGTCAAGAAAACTTTAGAGAAAATTAAAAATAAAGACTTTGAAGACATTGCCTATTTTGAGCCCCTTTATTTAAAAGAATTTCACGGAGTTAAAAAGAAAAAAAGCGAAGAATAA
- a CDS encoding virulence RhuM family protein, translating to MNEDFQKFLIYQTPNNEVRVDVFLQNETLWLTQKAMAVLFDVTKSTISEHLSNIYASNELLKEATVREFRTVQTEGERNVTRNIEYYNLDAIISVGYRVNSAKATQFRIWATQTLKEFIIKGFVMDDERLKQGQTVFGKDYFKELLQRIRSIRSSERRIYQQVTDLFAECSIDYDKNSDITKNFYATVQNKFHFAITGKTAAEIIYKNANSEKENMGLTTWKHSPDGRILKSDVVVAKNYLAEKEIQQLERTVTGYFDYIEGLIERENTFTMEALAESVNKFLNFNEYKVLEGSGKVAKIVADKKAVTEYETFNKTQKIVSDFDKEIKKLGKNL from the coding sequence ATGAACGAAGATTTTCAGAAATTTTTAATTTATCAAACGCCAAACAATGAAGTTAGGGTCGATGTTTTTCTGCAAAATGAAACGCTTTGGCTGACTCAAAAAGCAATGGCAGTTTTGTTTGATGTGACAAAGTCTACGATTAGTGAGCACTTGTCAAATATCTATGCTTCCAATGAACTTTTAAAGGAAGCAACTGTTCGGGAATTCCGAACAGTTCAAACTGAAGGTGAAAGAAATGTTACCAGAAATATCGAATATTATAATCTAGATGCCATTATTTCTGTAGGTTACAGAGTAAATTCAGCAAAAGCAACGCAATTCAGAATTTGGGCAACGCAAACTTTGAAGGAGTTTATCATCAAAGGTTTTGTGATGGATGATGAACGCTTGAAGCAGGGACAAACCGTTTTTGGTAAAGATTATTTTAAAGAATTATTGCAGAGAATCCGTTCGATTCGTTCGAGTGAAAGGCGAATTTATCAACAAGTCACAGACCTATTCGCCGAATGCAGTATTGATTATGATAAAAATTCTGATATTACGAAAAACTTTTATGCAACGGTTCAGAATAAATTTCATTTTGCCATTACCGGAAAAACTGCCGCCGAAATTATTTATAAAAACGCCAACAGCGAAAAAGAAAATATGGGCTTGACTACATGGAAACATTCTCCAGATGGAAGAATTTTGAAATCTGATGTTGTAGTTGCTAAAAATTATCTCGCAGAAAAAGAAATTCAGCAACTGGAAAGAACGGTGACAGGTTATTTTGATTATATCGAAGGTCTGATTGAAAGGGAAAACACCTTTACAATGGAAGCTTTGGCGGAAAGTGTTAATAAGTTTTTAAATTTCAACGAGTATAAAGTGCTTGAAGGAAGTGGTAAAGTTGCTAAAATTGTTGCGGATAAAAAAGCAGTCACAGAATACGAAACATTCAATAAAACCCAAAAAATAGTTTCTGATTTTGATAAAGAAATAAAAAAACTTGGAAAGAATCTTTAA
- a CDS encoding nuclear transport factor 2 family protein, with protein sequence MKIVSFFFIFFFVFGYSQQYSKQEKVVLIQAKKLDSLMKNNDISIVNLFTKDVSFGHSNGWVQNLDDFKKDFISKKVSYKEISQTEVSEIKKFKNTVSLRRTIKVAGLYEKYDFQMKLAVLEIWIKKKSEWKLWSRQSVEIKQ encoded by the coding sequence ATGAAAATTGTTTCTTTCTTTTTTATATTTTTCTTTGTTTTTGGATATTCTCAACAATATTCAAAGCAGGAGAAAGTGGTTTTAATTCAAGCCAAAAAGCTTGATTCTCTGATGAAGAATAATGACATTTCAATTGTAAATTTATTTACCAAAGACGTTTCTTTCGGACATTCAAACGGCTGGGTTCAGAATCTAGATGATTTTAAAAAAGATTTTATTTCAAAGAAAGTTAGCTACAAGGAAATCAGTCAAACTGAAGTTTCCGAAATTAAAAAGTTTAAAAATACCGTCAGTCTCAGAAGAACCATTAAAGTTGCGGGTCTTTACGAAAAATATGATTTTCAAATGAAACTCGCAGTGCTTGAAATCTGGATTAAAAAGAAATCTGAATGGAAATTGTGGAGCCGCCAAAGTGTGGAAATAAAACAATAA
- a CDS encoding SDR family NAD(P)-dependent oxidoreductase, translating to MKTILITGATSGIGKATAELFAQQGNRIIICGRRPEVLESVKKELSALTEVFSLKFDVRNLEEVENAIASLPEEWKSVDVLINNAGNAHGLEPLSAGSTNDWDSMIDGNVKGLLYVSKTLIPMMKERNSGQIINISSVAARQTYANGVVYCATKKAVDVISEGMRIELTEFGIRVTNIQPGAVETDFSLIRFKGDQERAATVYAGYEALKAEDIADAIAYCVNAPQHVTVSDMTIYPSAQSEPRTIYRKG from the coding sequence ATGAAGACAATACTCATCACCGGAGCCACATCCGGAATCGGAAAAGCCACTGCAGAGCTTTTTGCACAACAAGGAAACAGAATCATTATTTGCGGAAGACGACCTGAAGTTTTAGAATCTGTAAAAAAAGAATTGTCGGCTTTAACCGAAGTTTTTAGTTTAAAATTTGATGTTAGGAATCTTGAAGAAGTTGAAAATGCCATCGCATCACTTCCTGAAGAATGGAAAAGCGTTGATGTTCTCATCAATAATGCAGGAAATGCACATGGTTTAGAGCCGTTATCAGCCGGAAGTACCAACGACTGGGATTCTATGATCGACGGTAACGTAAAAGGCCTTTTATACGTCTCAAAAACGCTTATCCCGATGATGAAAGAAAGAAATTCTGGACAAATCATCAATATCAGTTCTGTAGCCGCAAGACAGACTTATGCGAATGGTGTAGTATATTGTGCGACCAAAAAGGCAGTCGACGTCATTTCTGAAGGAATGAGAATTGAGCTCACGGAATTCGGTATCAGAGTGACCAATATTCAGCCGGGAGCTGTGGAAACAGATTTTTCTTTGATTAGATTTAAAGGAGATCAGGAAAGAGCTGCGACTGTGTATGCGGGTTATGAAGCTTTAAAAGCTGAAGATATTGCCGATGCTATTGCTTACTGTGTAAATGCGCCTCAGCATGTGACGGTTTCAGATATGACGATTTATCCGAGCGCTCAGAGCGAACCAAGAACGATTTATAGAAAAGGATAA
- a CDS encoding YraN family protein — protein sequence MADHNDLGKKAEDLAAEYLVENGYRILVRNFRFKKTEIDIISEKDNLIIVTEVKARSTDFFILPQEAVTKGKIKSIVTAANHFMEEFNKNQEVRFDIISVLPDQKGNLIVEQIPDAFQAFDAN from the coding sequence ATGGCAGATCACAACGACCTTGGCAAGAAAGCAGAAGATCTAGCAGCCGAATATTTAGTAGAAAACGGCTATAGAATTTTGGTGCGAAATTTCAGGTTTAAAAAAACTGAAATTGATATTATTTCTGAAAAAGACAATTTGATTATTGTCACAGAAGTGAAAGCCAGATCAACCGATTTTTTTATTCTTCCACAAGAAGCTGTTACAAAAGGAAAAATCAAGTCAATTGTTACGGCAGCCAATCATTTTATGGAAGAATTCAATAAAAATCAGGAAGTGAGATTTGACATTATCTCTGTGCTCCCTGACCAAAAAGGAAATTTAATAGTAGAACAAATTCCGGATGCTTTTCAGGCATTCGATGCTAATTAA
- a CDS encoding DoxX family protein: protein MFYSKFVLAFFLILAGVIHFVKPLIFMKIMPDYIPMHLQMVYISGAVEILCGILLLFPETQKLGAYLCIALFIAVFPANIEMAKKFYQVHHKYFWLTVLRLPLQIVLIWWAYQFRK from the coding sequence ATGTTTTACTCAAAATTTGTACTCGCATTTTTCTTGATTTTAGCTGGAGTGATACATTTCGTAAAGCCTCTGATTTTCATGAAAATAATGCCGGATTATATTCCGATGCATCTGCAGATGGTTTACATCAGTGGCGCAGTAGAAATTTTGTGTGGTATTCTCCTCCTTTTTCCCGAAACTCAAAAGTTGGGAGCTTATCTTTGTATCGCTTTATTCATCGCAGTTTTTCCTGCAAATATTGAGATGGCAAAAAAGTTTTATCAGGTTCATCATAAATATTTTTGGCTCACGGTTTTGAGACTTCCTTTACAGATAGTTTTGATTTGGTGGGCGTACCAGTTTAGAAAGTAA
- a CDS encoding LD-carboxypeptidase, protein MKKIFPKSLKKGDKIAIISPAGAVEPAQLEKGIKLIKSKGFQPVLGENLYTKFSNGYNYAGTEEQRTKDINWALNDSEISAIWASRGGYGCQHLIENLNLKGFTKNPKWYIGYSDNTVIQSYLLKKGFASIHGQTIKTSSFGVTDESYDLTFNILKGKPLKYTLKSNHFNKEGNVEGELVGGNLALIYALLGTKYSFDFKDKILFIEDIGENFYALDRMIMSLELAGIFTKIKGLIIGGMTNMGDEKENKQYEESFDEFAYKLISDRISKYKFPTVFAFPNGHIHNNIPLILGAEVSLKAGKNVSLTFK, encoded by the coding sequence ATGAAAAAAATATTTCCAAAATCTCTTAAAAAAGGCGATAAAATTGCCATCATCTCCCCTGCCGGAGCCGTAGAACCCGCTCAGCTTGAGAAGGGAATTAAATTAATTAAAAGCAAAGGTTTTCAACCAGTGTTAGGTGAAAATCTCTACACAAAATTTTCAAACGGTTACAATTATGCAGGAACTGAAGAGCAGAGAACCAAAGACATCAATTGGGCATTAAACGACTCGGAAATTTCTGCGATTTGGGCATCTCGTGGAGGTTATGGATGCCAGCATTTAATAGAAAATTTAAATTTAAAAGGTTTTACAAAGAATCCGAAATGGTATATTGGATATTCTGATAACACAGTGATACAAAGTTATTTGTTGAAAAAAGGTTTCGCTTCGATTCACGGACAAACCATTAAAACCTCAAGTTTCGGAGTGACTGATGAAAGTTATGACCTAACTTTTAATATTCTGAAAGGAAAACCTTTAAAATATACTTTAAAATCGAATCATTTTAATAAAGAAGGGAATGTGGAAGGCGAATTGGTTGGAGGAAATTTAGCTTTAATTTATGCACTTTTAGGAACGAAATACTCTTTTGATTTTAAAGATAAAATTTTATTCATCGAAGATATTGGCGAAAACTTTTATGCACTCGACAGAATGATCATGAGCTTAGAATTAGCCGGAATTTTCACAAAGATAAAAGGCTTAATTATTGGCGGAATGACCAATATGGGTGACGAAAAAGAAAACAAGCAATATGAAGAAAGCTTCGATGAGTTTGCATACAAATTAATTTCAGACAGAATTTCAAAATATAAATTTCCTACAGTTTTTGCATTTCCAAACGGGCATATTCATAACAATATTCCTTTGATTTTAGGTGCAGAAGTTTCTTTGAAAGCCGGAAAAAATGTATCGTTAACTTTTAAATAG
- a CDS encoding LysE family translocator, translating into MFELVLSAVGLGFMLSLVFIGPIFFLLIETSFTRGPRHALALDFGVITADLLCIIAAYYASADIVSLIDKHPGFYRITSILILSYGIVMLVTKTKMHLPGEEKIISQNYIKTFLNGFLLNILNVGVILFWLLTVIGVRNQYPDTGTLILYLAIVIMTYLLIDLAKIFLSKQFHDRLTQKLANSIRKGVGIVLIIFSFFIFLQSFKKFNQFDKRLEEAEKKELKYKKDQ; encoded by the coding sequence ATGTTTGAACTCGTATTATCGGCCGTTGGTCTGGGCTTTATGTTGAGCCTGGTTTTCATTGGTCCTATTTTTTTCCTTTTGATAGAAACCAGTTTTACAAGAGGTCCAAGACATGCTTTAGCACTTGATTTTGGCGTTATTACAGCAGATTTACTGTGCATTATAGCAGCCTATTATGCAAGTGCAGACATTGTAAGTCTTATTGATAAACATCCCGGTTTTTATAGAATAACATCTATTCTTATTCTTTCGTATGGAATTGTTATGCTGGTAACCAAAACCAAAATGCATTTACCCGGCGAAGAAAAAATCATCAGTCAGAACTACATAAAAACATTCCTTAATGGTTTTCTGCTAAATATTTTAAATGTAGGAGTCATACTTTTCTGGTTACTTACGGTTATTGGTGTGAGAAATCAATATCCGGATACCGGAACTTTGATTTTATACCTAGCCATCGTGATAATGACCTATCTTTTAATAGATTTGGCTAAAATTTTCTTATCAAAACAATTCCACGATAGATTGACTCAAAAATTGGCAAACAGTATCAGAAAAGGTGTTGGTATTGTGCTTATTATTTTCAGTTTCTTCATATTTCTGCAAAGTTTCAAAAAGTTTAATCAGTTTGACAAAAGATTAGAAGAAGCAGAAAAGAAAGAATTAAAATACAAAAAAGATCAATAG